The following coding sequences are from one Treponema parvum window:
- a CDS encoding cupin domain-containing protein, producing MLHSGQVFSIAEDNETVKGCTVSETVLQGNSCCMTVFSLAAMTNISPESYGYPKIWKIEEGGAKVLYLSDDGQGLKKGDIFVVPQNIPVGIKTEKGCVYSEIIFFKECAMNSILKSAEIFKLKDLLPYKEGKVVNMDLVDDQKAKFVIMSFDEGTGLPEHSAPGDAIVFGLEGEGIIGSGGKEYRIHEGENFKFDKNGSHYVKAAGKFKMALLLIRG from the coding sequence ATGCTGCACAGCGGACAAGTATTTTCTATAGCTGAAGATAACGAGACCGTGAAAGGCTGCACCGTATCTGAAACCGTTTTGCAGGGAAATTCCTGCTGCATGACGGTGTTTTCTCTTGCGGCTATGACGAACATAAGCCCTGAAAGCTACGGCTATCCTAAAATTTGGAAGATCGAAGAAGGCGGCGCAAAAGTCCTCTATCTTTCGGACGATGGTCAAGGCCTAAAAAAAGGAGACATTTTTGTCGTACCGCAAAATATACCGGTAGGAATAAAGACTGAAAAAGGATGCGTGTATTCTGAAATAATATTTTTTAAGGAGTGTGCTATGAACAGTATTTTAAAAAGCGCGGAAATTTTTAAACTGAAGGATCTTCTTCCCTATAAAGAAGGGAAGGTTGTGAACATGGATCTTGTTGACGATCAAAAGGCTAAATTTGTGATCATGTCCTTTGACGAAGGAACCGGTCTTCCTGAACATTCCGCTCCGGGCGACGCTATCGTGTTCGGGCTCGAAGGCGAAGGTATAATCGGTTCCGGCGGAAAAGAATACCGCATTCACGAAGGGGAAAACTTCAAATTTGATAAAAACGGAAGTCATTATGTAAAGGCCGCAGGTAAATTCAAAATGGCGCTGCTGCTTATC